A single Phragmites australis chromosome 4, lpPhrAust1.1, whole genome shotgun sequence DNA region contains:
- the LOC133916922 gene encoding uncharacterized protein LOC133916922, whose translation MAVPGERNGLMDDDDDIAEHAEAFGDPSDDEEVPPHLRSLAGAAQSGDVAALLAALDNHGGSIDVPVEDGDTLLHLACLYGHLPCVQLLLERGASLECKDEEGAIPLHDACAGGFTEIVQYILNFAANKDGCTVRMLNTVDSEGDTPLHHAARGEHLDVVKLLLEAGACPKKNSYGQTPADMADQGTEVQTLLTAKQIEASTHMSDD comes from the exons ATGGCAGTCCCCGGCGAGCGCAACGGCCTcatggacgacgacgacgacatcgCTGAGCACGCCGAAGCTTTCGGCGATCCATCCGACGACGAGGAGGTGCCTCCCCACCTCCGCagcctcgccggcgccgcccagTCTGGCGACGTCGCCGCCCTCCTTGCCGCCCTTG aTAATCATGGTGGCAGCATTGATGTTCCAGTTGAAGATGGTGATACTTTGCTTCACCTTGCATGCTTATATGGTCATCTCCCTTGTGTGCAG CTACTGTTGGAACGTGGAGCTAGCTTGGAATGCAAAGATGAAGAAGGAGCTATTCCTCTTCATGATGCTTGTGCTGGAG GCTTCACTGAGATAGTGCAATATATTCTCAACTTTGCTGCTAACAAGGATGGCTGCACAGTGCGAATGCTCAACACCGTTGATTCTGAAGGCGACACA CCACTCCATCATGCTGCTAGAGGGGAACATTTGGATGTTGTCAAGCTTTTGCTCGAGGCTGGGGCATGTCCCAAGAAGAACTCTTATGGGCAGACACCTGCTGATATGGCTGACCAAGGCACCGAAGTCCAAACCCTGTTGACTGCCAAGCAAATTGAGGCAAGCACACACATGAGTGATGATTAA